A region of candidate division TA06 bacterium DNA encodes the following proteins:
- a CDS encoding DEAD/DEAH box helicase, whose translation MITQLAGKITESQTFRSRFAEIQSYACKSRLSFDDATLTNDMICKLLLQGSVLALSDNLYHRNLAQKINALIFEMKASDEGINYAVQILSSRLGNYPVVDASSMVFGNENLTKMIKAGSDGLKSIDPEIIGNIVEEEERSLLQIGDNNYHFNIYQKEILNALSEKAIVSFSAPTSFGKSFIVRHHIARQFYNGYLKHALIIVPTKSLIDDFYEGILSLKKSLNIDCDIYTHSRSIPNIDINSIYILTQERLLFLLEKNPEYVKAFQLVYIDEAHYISRGYRGFILRNVLRKVIELCGVKNHNGNTQYIFTSPLIKNPQYFKNVFFTELGDTQCYHKEVLYSPVEKNIHLVAKEERSFRYYLLKDTPGNEIYDKRIEEIGAHEFEVAPNMLVGKDNQEVIRNVNIVIQSNLAMGTILYTTNPLLAHTYANILAEKLSPTNKIDSQEKNDIKRYIKDNYDECFGLIELIEKGIGLHYGPMPIGLRRLMVKLFEDSVINYLICTSTLLEGVNLPAKNIFIFSEKNVNNQKHEVLSFWNLIGRAGRITYGLSGDVFCIADNTEKYKEIIENKDVEIKDPEAHVADGKTKQNYVIDSFITSGKEYAYINSKNRNDIEYLIYELLTTKRINNIVDRFNMPETKREELIKAINQYKEIFTIPVDLLRKNAGIDPRSQNELFIYLNNISIIQLRSILDITVNPLTIDGVALRQLLERTARYLKWPVENRRYDVISSISNRIIQWMHELSISHFIQLRLRHHIDNDYLSKVDIALRTVSDLEKEISFNAPKYINCFYDICLYIAKNKNMTEVSDYVDRVESFLFAMESGITSNVGRFLYEKGVSRPIAIRASNLVARIAEGHIDHNYFKRQEVLARLKAELSSIAFNELIEHLNY comes from the coding sequence ATGATTACACAATTAGCAGGTAAGATAACAGAAAGTCAGACTTTTAGAAGTCGGTTTGCTGAAATACAAAGTTATGCATGTAAGTCGAGATTGTCGTTCGATGATGCGACATTAACTAATGATATGATCTGTAAATTATTATTACAAGGTTCAGTACTGGCGTTGAGTGATAATTTATATCATCGTAACCTAGCACAAAAAATTAATGCGTTAATATTTGAGATGAAAGCAAGCGATGAAGGAATAAATTATGCAGTACAGATACTATCTTCGCGGCTTGGTAATTATCCAGTTGTAGATGCCTCCTCTATGGTATTTGGCAATGAAAATTTGACAAAAATGATAAAAGCTGGATCTGATGGGTTAAAGTCAATTGATCCTGAAATAATCGGTAATATAGTTGAGGAAGAAGAAAGATCACTTTTGCAGATAGGTGATAATAATTACCATTTCAACATCTATCAAAAAGAAATATTAAATGCATTGTCGGAAAAAGCAATAGTTAGTTTTTCAGCTCCAACATCTTTTGGTAAATCATTTATTGTAAGACACCATATTGCACGTCAATTCTATAATGGTTATTTAAAACATGCGCTAATTATTGTGCCAACAAAATCATTGATAGATGACTTTTACGAAGGTATATTAAGCCTAAAAAAATCGCTCAATATTGATTGTGATATATATACGCACAGTAGATCCATACCAAATATTGATATAAATAGTATTTACATTCTCACCCAAGAAAGGTTGTTGTTTCTTTTAGAGAAAAACCCAGAATATGTAAAAGCGTTTCAACTCGTTTATATTGATGAGGCTCATTATATCTCACGTGGTTATAGGGGTTTTATATTGCGTAACGTATTAAGAAAAGTTATTGAATTATGTGGTGTGAAAAATCATAATGGGAATACGCAATATATATTTACGTCACCATTAATTAAAAATCCGCAATATTTTAAAAATGTATTTTTCACCGAATTGGGGGATACGCAATGCTATCACAAGGAAGTACTATATTCACCTGTAGAGAAAAACATACATCTTGTAGCAAAAGAGGAGCGATCTTTTAGATATTATCTTTTAAAAGATACACCGGGGAATGAAATATATGATAAACGTATCGAAGAAATAGGTGCGCATGAGTTTGAGGTGGCACCTAATATGTTAGTTGGTAAAGATAACCAAGAAGTCATACGTAATGTTAATATTGTTATTCAATCAAATCTTGCCATGGGGACGATTCTTTACACTACAAACCCATTGCTAGCCCATACATATGCAAATATACTTGCAGAAAAACTTTCTCCCACAAATAAAATTGATAGCCAAGAAAAAAATGATATCAAAAGATATATAAAAGATAATTACGACGAGTGTTTTGGATTGATAGAATTAATAGAAAAAGGAATTGGCTTGCATTATGGTCCAATGCCAATTGGTTTACGACGTTTGATGGTCAAACTCTTCGAAGACTCAGTTATCAATTATTTAATTTGTACCTCTACTTTACTTGAAGGTGTAAACCTGCCTGCAAAAAATATATTTATATTTTCCGAGAAGAATGTGAATAACCAGAAACATGAAGTTCTATCGTTTTGGAACCTTATAGGACGAGCAGGACGTATTACGTATGGTCTCTCAGGTGATGTATTTTGTATTGCTGACAATACAGAAAAATATAAAGAGATTATTGAAAACAAAGATGTAGAAATAAAAGACCCAGAGGCACATGTGGCAGATGGAAAAACTAAACAAAACTATGTTATTGATTCTTTCATAACAAGTGGTAAAGAATATGCTTACATAAATTCAAAGAATAGGAACGACATTGAATACCTCATTTATGAACTGTTGACAACGAAACGCATTAATAATATTGTCGATCGCTTTAATATGCCAGAAACGAAAAGAGAAGAACTTATTAAAGCTATAAATCAGTATAAAGAAATATTTACAATACCTGTAGATTTATTGCGAAAAAATGCAGGTATTGATCCACGTTCTCAAAATGAATTGTTTATTTACCTAAATAATATCTCCATTATACAACTGCGTAGTATATTAGATATTACTGTAAATCCATTAACAATAGATGGTGTTGCCCTGCGCCAATTATTAGAACGAACAGCAAGGTATTTGAAATGGCCGGTTGAAAATAGGCGCTACGATGTTATAAGTAGCATATCTAACCGTATTATACAGTGGATGCATGAGTTATCAATTTCACATTTTATACAATTACGACTACGTCATCATATTGACAATGATTATCTTTCTAAAGTAGATATAGCGCTTAGAACTGTTTCTGATCTCGAGAAAGAAATATCTTTCAATGCTCCCAAATACATAAACTGTTTTTACGATATTTGTCTATACATTGCAAAAAATAAAAACATGACGGAAGTTAGTGATTATGTGGATCGTGTAGAATCATTCTTGTTTGCAATGGAATCTGGTATAACATCAAACGTTGGGCGTTTTTTATATGAAAAGGGTGTATCACGCCCAATAGCTATACGGGCTAGCAATCTTGTCGCTAGGATTGCGGAGGGACACATAGATCATAATTATTTCAAACGCCAAGAAGTATTAGCAAGGTTAAAAGCTGAGCTGTCTTCAATTGCATTTAATGAGTTAATTGAACATCTGAATTATTAA